AATCTGAAAATTGATCGCTTTCTCATCCATCCGAACGAGCGAAAAGTATTTCTTGACGGAAAAGAAATAACCCTAACGTACAGAGAATATGATTTGTTGTTTTTGTTACTAAAAAATAGACAACGCGTATTTACCCGAGATGACCTTCTAATGAAGGTTTGGAAGTTCGAATATCCAGACAATACACGTGCCGTCGATATCATGATCCAACGCTTGCGCAAAAAACTAGGTTCATACGGAGATAAAATTAAAACCGTATATGGTGTAGGCTATAAAATTGATTGTTAGGTGAGAGTATGACACTTAAAAAAAACTTAAATGTAACGATCCTGGCTATTTTAATTCCTGTCATGCTCCTCTTGTACGTTGTCTTGATTGTTACGTTACAGAAAAATGTTTTTACAAATGCAGTAACTTCTTTTCAAAAGTTAAGCGTTGAAGCTCAAATCTATAGCATTAATTATGTTGAGCGGGAAAAATCGGAGGCCACTGTGACTTTGCAAAATGGTGCCCCTCTAATCGCTTCTTATTTGTCTAAACGCTTAGGTACTCGTACACAAATCATCGGTATAAATAGTGAGGTACTAGCTGATACAAAACGAACGGCTTTTCCCAATTTAAACCTCGATATCGTTCAAGCTTTAGATGGGAAAAAAGCATACATGATAGAAAAATCCACATCAGCACCCCTGTTGCTATTCTCTAGTCCGATTTACGTACACGGAAAAGTGATTGGTGTTGTTCGCTTTATTCATGAGCTTGAGCAAGAAGACTTATTAATTAGCAACTTCAATAAAACATTTATGATTTCTTGTATTCTCATGTTTGTTGCTGTAGCACTCTTTGCCCATAGATTTGCCATTTCTTTGAGCAGACCGATTGAGAAATTACGCGACATGGCCCAGCAATTAGCCAATGGAAAGTACCAATGCAAAATCGAACTACAGGATTATGAAGAGATTAAACAGCTTTCCCAATCGTTTAATGTGATGGCCCATGCCATTGAACTGCACATAACTCAGCTTCAAGAGGAAAAGGTAAAACAAAAGGATTTTTTAGATCGGGTCACTCATGAATTAAAAACGCCGCTGACTGCCATTATGGGATACGCCAATTTAATTCCCCGATTAGAAAATAAACAAGACGTAAAGGATTGTCTAAGGCACATTTCTATCGAAAGCGAACGCCTACTTGCATTGGTAGAAGAATTGCTGAAAACCTCTAAATATGGAAACAGTCCATTTAACGTCTCACCTACGATATGTGATATTCAACCGATTTTAAAAGAAGCTGTCTTTAGTGTCCAACCACGATTAAATAAATACAAGATCACGATTTACAATCATGTCGAATCTGCAAAAATAGTAGCTGATCAAGATAAAACAAAGCAGATTTTTTTAAACCTATTAGACAATGCGATTAAATATAGTGATGCATCCTTCCTTGAGTTTCATGTGGAAATCGCTGAACATAGCTTAACCCTTGTTATACACGATGATGGCATTGGAATCAGTGAGGAAATGCTTGACCAAATTAAGCATGCACCACCGAATGAATCGCTTCAGTCTAGTTTCGGCAATGGCTTCGGGTTGTTATTATGCCGGGAGCTTATGAAAAAACAGGGTGGTAGCATGGATATTGCTTCTGATGAAATAACCGGTACAACCGTACGTTTACTTTTCCCTACCCCCGCTGGATTGGAACATATTGCTAAGTGAAACCGCTTAAATAATACATTTACGAAACAATTGAGATGTAATTCCGAAATAATCGTTGGTTATCTTATGAGGAGAGCAAGAAACATGAAAAAAATATTAAGACCAGCTTTGCTTTTCATCATCATGCTTATACTCTTATCTTCCGTTGGCTACTCCCTGCAAGAAAGTCTCTATCGGAAAGTAGTCGTGATAGAAGATCAGAATGAAGTGTTGAAAAAAGTAAGCGATTCCTTGCCCGTGGAAGCGATGATACACCACGAAAAATGGGGAGTCGTAAACATTACTGATGAGGTTTTGCTATACTCAATCATTTCTTACATTGATCTTATTAAAAAAGAAAATGATCCGCTCGTTGTTTCAGGAGATAAGAGAGTAACCATGTTCTCTGGCAAGATCCGTTATCTTAATGGGGTTGAGCATAGATTTCAGTTAGAAAATGCTTTTACCTTCGATGAGCTAACGTATGGCCAGAAGTATGATACTCCCATTTTATCTGCTTTTCGGACACATCTGCTTCGCTTGTTTTATTCATCGAACCAGTTTGCAGAGTTTACCCAAAAGGCTAAGGACGTTTTTGTCAAAAAAACGGTGGCCGATTCCGGTAAACGCATTCATGAAAAGGTTTTCTTGATTGAAAAACTAAAGCAAGCGTACGAAATTAAGGATACGTCCGAAATTAAGCAGCTCACCTTCCAGAAACAGCAGCCGCTCGGCATCATCACCGTCTATAAGAATGGCAAACAGAAAAGGAATGACCGTAACGATATTCTTACTTTTATCGTTTATGAGAAATACTTTATTGTTCAGTATTTAGGCGATGATAATGGGAATTCCATCTATATGACTGGGCGTTTAGCAGAACTCTTATAAAGAAAGTAAAGGCTGATCTATGATGACGAAACGTTTATTCTTTTTCTTGCTGTTAAGTATTTGTTCCTTATTACTTGTTAGTTGTTCCAAAGAAGTGAATCCTATTACCTATGATAAACATGGGATTCCTCGTTTAAAAGGTCATCACCTTGTTGCCTATGTTGCTTCTCGTGAAGAAGTAGGAAATGCTTTGCTATCATCCTTTTGCCAAGAAACCGGCTGCACGTATGAATTCATGCGTTTATCTACAGAAGATATTCTGCGCCGGGTTGCACAGGAGAAAAATAACCCTCAAGCTGATTTAGTTATCGGCGGCACGGTCGACGCTCATATCACAATGAAAAATGAGAAGCTGTCAGAGCCCGTTATCAGCAAGAACGGCTCCCACATTCCCGCAGAAACAAAGGATGAGGATGGTTACTGGTATGGCT
The nucleotide sequence above comes from Brevibacillus laterosporus LMG 15441. Encoded proteins:
- a CDS encoding sensor histidine kinase, coding for MTLKKNLNVTILAILIPVMLLLYVVLIVTLQKNVFTNAVTSFQKLSVEAQIYSINYVEREKSEATVTLQNGAPLIASYLSKRLGTRTQIIGINSEVLADTKRTAFPNLNLDIVQALDGKKAYMIEKSTSAPLLLFSSPIYVHGKVIGVVRFIHELEQEDLLISNFNKTFMISCILMFVAVALFAHRFAISLSRPIEKLRDMAQQLANGKYQCKIELQDYEEIKQLSQSFNVMAHAIELHITQLQEEKVKQKDFLDRVTHELKTPLTAIMGYANLIPRLENKQDVKDCLRHISIESERLLALVEELLKTSKYGNSPFNVSPTICDIQPILKEAVFSVQPRLNKYKITIYNHVESAKIVADQDKTKQIFLNLLDNAIKYSDASFLEFHVEIAEHSLTLVIHDDGIGISEEMLDQIKHAPPNESLQSSFGNGFGLLLCRELMKKQGGSMDIASDEITGTTVRLLFPTPAGLEHIAK
- a CDS encoding DUF3919 family protein codes for the protein MKKILRPALLFIIMLILLSSVGYSLQESLYRKVVVIEDQNEVLKKVSDSLPVEAMIHHEKWGVVNITDEVLLYSIISYIDLIKKENDPLVVSGDKRVTMFSGKIRYLNGVEHRFQLENAFTFDELTYGQKYDTPILSAFRTHLLRLFYSSNQFAEFTQKAKDVFVKKTVADSGKRIHEKVFLIEKLKQAYEIKDTSEIKQLTFQKQQPLGIITVYKNGKQKRNDRNDILTFIVYEKYFIVQYLGDDNGNSIYMTGRLAELL